A genomic region of Methanosarcina thermophila TM-1 contains the following coding sequences:
- the pyrG gene encoding glutamine hydrolyzing CTP synthase — MKYIVVTGGVMSGLGKGITIASIGRNLKNKGYKVTAIKIDPYINIDAGTMSPYQHGEVFVLKDGGEVDLDLGNYERFLDTELTRDHNITTGKIYQEVISKERRGDYLGKTVQIIPHVTNEIKSRIRKVAARSGADICLIEIGGTVGDIESMPFLEAVRQMHREEPSENIVFIHVTLVMEDLQGEQKTKPTQHSVKELRALGLSPEVIVARSRTPLQETAKEKIALFCDVPQELVISAYDAGDIYEVPLTIEEQGLTNQLMKHLQLESKVENGSWKEMVAKMKSTTDTVRLAIIGKYTNLEDAYLSILEAVKHGGIDNKCRVEVSMVESETLEENPAEVEKLRQYDGILIPGGFGERGIEGKILAIKFARENDIPFLGICLGMQLAVIEFARNVVKLENANSTEFDEDTPYPVIDILPEQACVAGMGGTMRLGDYEAILKEGSLASKIYGTNYIVERHRHRYEVNPEFVDKLESFGIVFSGKNKNRMEIVEIPGKRFFFGSQFHPEFKSRPGRPSPPFKGFVAAMCKYRKERERQ; from the coding sequence ATGAAGTACATAGTAGTTACCGGTGGAGTGATGAGCGGGCTTGGAAAAGGCATTACCATCGCATCCATTGGCAGAAATCTTAAAAACAAAGGTTATAAAGTTACAGCTATCAAAATCGATCCTTACATCAATATAGATGCAGGCACCATGAGCCCCTACCAGCACGGGGAAGTCTTCGTGCTCAAGGACGGGGGTGAGGTTGACCTGGATCTTGGGAATTACGAGCGTTTCCTTGATACGGAACTTACAAGGGATCATAACATTACTACAGGCAAGATTTACCAGGAAGTAATTTCCAAAGAGAGAAGAGGGGACTATCTCGGAAAAACTGTCCAGATTATTCCTCATGTCACAAATGAGATCAAAAGCAGGATCAGGAAGGTTGCAGCCCGCAGCGGGGCTGATATCTGTCTTATTGAAATAGGAGGCACAGTTGGGGACATTGAGAGCATGCCTTTCCTTGAGGCTGTACGCCAGATGCACAGGGAAGAGCCTTCCGAAAATATTGTGTTTATTCATGTGACCCTGGTTATGGAAGACCTTCAGGGTGAACAGAAAACCAAGCCTACCCAGCACTCTGTAAAGGAACTCCGAGCCCTTGGTCTCAGCCCAGAAGTGATCGTTGCAAGATCTAGAACTCCTCTTCAGGAAACTGCCAAAGAAAAAATTGCACTCTTCTGTGATGTGCCTCAGGAACTGGTTATCAGCGCCTATGATGCCGGCGACATTTATGAGGTGCCTCTTACGATAGAAGAGCAGGGCTTGACCAACCAGCTTATGAAACACCTGCAACTGGAATCTAAAGTCGAGAACGGCAGCTGGAAAGAGATGGTCGCAAAGATGAAATCCACAACCGATACGGTTAGACTGGCAATTATCGGTAAATATACCAATCTTGAGGACGCTTATCTCAGCATCCTTGAGGCTGTCAAACATGGAGGGATTGATAACAAGTGCAGGGTTGAGGTTAGCATGGTTGAATCCGAGACCCTGGAAGAGAACCCTGCTGAAGTTGAGAAGCTGAGACAGTACGATGGGATTCTTATTCCGGGCGGCTTTGGAGAGCGCGGCATTGAAGGGAAAATACTGGCAATCAAGTTCGCCAGGGAAAACGATATCCCTTTCCTGGGAATTTGCTTGGGCATGCAGCTTGCGGTTATCGAATTTGCGAGGAATGTGGTTAAACTTGAGAATGCAAACAGCACAGAATTTGACGAGGATACTCCTTATCCTGTGATTGATATCTTGCCTGAGCAGGCATGTGTTGCGGGCATGGGCGGTACAATGCGCCTTGGAGACTATGAGGCTATCCTTAAAGAGGGTTCGCTTGCTTCAAAAATCTATGGAACCAATTACATTGTGGAACGGCACCGCCACAGGTATGAAGTTAACCCTGAGTTCGTGGACAAGCTTGAGTCCTTTGGCATTGTCTTTTCCGGTAAAAACAAGAACAGAATGGAGATTGTTGAGATCCCTGGCAAGCGTTTCTTCTTTGGCTCACAATTCCACCCTGAATTCAAGTCAAGACCGGGCAGGCCATCTCCCCCATTCAAAGGGTTTGTTGCAGCAATGTGCAAATACAGGAAGGAGAGAGAAAGGCAATAA